One part of the Streptomyces sp. NBC_00286 genome encodes these proteins:
- a CDS encoding YqgE/AlgH family protein, which produces MTEVSSLTGRLLVATPALADPNFDRAVVLLLDHDEEGSLGVVLNRPTPVDVGDILEGWADLAGEPGVVFQGGPVSLDSALGVAVIPGGSLGERAPLGWRRVHGAIGLVDLEAPPELLASAVGSLRIFAGYAGWGPGQLEDELTEGAWYVVESEPGDVSSPSPERLWREVLRRQRNELAMVATYPDDPSLN; this is translated from the coding sequence ATGACCGAGGTGTCCTCGCTCACAGGGCGGCTGCTCGTGGCCACTCCCGCCCTGGCGGACCCGAATTTCGACCGCGCTGTGGTGCTGCTCCTCGACCACGACGAGGAGGGTTCCCTGGGTGTCGTCCTCAACCGCCCCACCCCGGTGGACGTCGGCGACATCCTCGAGGGCTGGGCGGACCTCGCCGGGGAGCCCGGAGTCGTCTTCCAGGGCGGCCCGGTCTCGCTCGACTCGGCGCTCGGCGTCGCGGTCATTCCCGGCGGCTCCCTGGGGGAGCGCGCACCGCTCGGCTGGCGCCGGGTGCACGGCGCGATCGGGCTCGTGGACCTGGAAGCCCCGCCGGAACTGCTCGCCTCGGCCGTCGGCAGCCTGCGGATCTTCGCCGGGTACGCCGGCTGGGGTCCGGGCCAGCTGGAGGACGAACTGACCGAGGGCGCCTGGTACGTCGTCGAATCCGAGCCCGGCGACGTCTCCTCCCCGTCTCCCGAACGGCTGTGGCGCGAGGTCCTCCGCCGGCAGCGCAACGAGCTGGCGATGGTGGCGACGTACCCGGACGACCCTTCGCTCAACTGA
- the murA gene encoding UDP-N-acetylglucosamine 1-carboxyvinyltransferase, with protein sequence MTVNGSDDVLLVHGGTPLEGEIRVRGAKNLVPKAMVAALLGSAPSRLRNVPDIRDVRVVRGLLQLHGVTVRPGEEPGELVLDPSHVESANVADIDAHAGSSRIPILFCGPLLHRLGHAFIPGLGGCDIGGRPIDFHFEVLRQFGATIEKRVDGQYLEAPQRLRGTKIRLPYPSVGATEQVLLTAVLAEGVTELSNAAVEPEIEDLICVLQKMGAIIAMDTDRTIRVTGVDKLGGYTHAALPDRLEAASWASAALATEGNIYVRGAQQRSMMSFLNTYRKVGGAFEIDDEGIRFWHPGGQLKSIALETDVAPGFQTDWQQPLVVALTQATGLSIVHETVYESRLGFTSALNQMGAHIQLYRECLGGSNCRFGQRNFLHSAVVSGPTKLQGADLVIPDLRGGFSYLIAALAAQGTSRVHGIDLINRGYENFMEKLGDLGAKVELPGKALG encoded by the coding sequence ATGACCGTCAACGGTTCAGACGACGTCCTGCTTGTCCACGGCGGAACCCCGCTGGAGGGTGAGATCCGTGTCCGTGGTGCGAAGAACCTCGTACCGAAGGCGATGGTCGCCGCCCTGCTCGGCAGCGCTCCGAGCCGGCTGCGCAATGTGCCCGACATCCGTGACGTACGTGTCGTACGCGGGCTGCTGCAGCTGCATGGGGTGACGGTCCGGCCGGGAGAGGAGCCGGGCGAGCTGGTCCTGGACCCGTCGCACGTGGAGAGCGCGAACGTCGCGGACATCGACGCGCACGCGGGCTCCTCGCGCATCCCGATCCTGTTCTGCGGACCGCTGCTGCACCGGCTCGGCCATGCGTTCATCCCGGGCCTGGGCGGCTGTGACATCGGCGGCCGGCCGATCGACTTCCACTTCGAGGTGCTGCGGCAGTTCGGCGCGACGATCGAGAAGCGGGTGGACGGCCAGTACCTGGAGGCTCCGCAGCGGCTGCGCGGCACCAAGATCCGGCTGCCGTACCCGTCCGTGGGCGCGACCGAGCAGGTGTTGCTGACGGCGGTCCTGGCGGAGGGTGTGACGGAGCTCTCGAACGCGGCCGTGGAGCCGGAGATCGAGGACCTGATCTGCGTACTGCAGAAAATGGGCGCGATCATCGCGATGGACACCGACCGCACCATCCGCGTCACGGGCGTGGACAAGCTCGGCGGCTACACCCACGCGGCCCTCCCGGACCGCCTGGAGGCCGCCTCCTGGGCTTCCGCGGCGCTCGCCACCGAAGGCAACATCTACGTCCGCGGCGCCCAGCAGCGCTCGATGATGTCGTTCCTGAACACCTACCGGAAGGTCGGCGGCGCCTTCGAGATCGACGACGAGGGCATCCGCTTCTGGCACCCCGGCGGCCAGCTGAAGTCCATCGCGCTGGAGACGGACGTGGCCCCCGGCTTCCAGACCGACTGGCAGCAGCCGCTCGTCGTCGCCCTGACGCAGGCGACGGGCCTGTCGATCGTCCACGAGACGGTGTACGAGTCCCGCCTCGGCTTCACCTCCGCCCTGAACCAGATGGGCGCGCACATCCAGCTCTACCGCGAGTGCCTCGGCGGCTCCAACTGCCGCTTCGGCCAGCGCAACTTCCTGCACTCCGCGGTCGTCTCGGGCCCGACCAAGCTCCAGGGCGCCGACCTGGTTATCCCCGACCTCCGCGGCGGCTTCTCGTACCTCATCGCCGCACTGGCGGCCCAGGGCACGTCCCGGGTCCACGGCATCGACCTGATCAACCGCGGCTACGAGAACTTCATGGAGAAGCTGGGCGACTTGGGCGCGAAGGTCGAACTGCCCGGTAAAGCGCTCGGCTGA
- a CDS encoding DUF3039 domain-containing protein, whose amino-acid sequence MSTLEPETQPQRGTGTGTLVEPAPQTSHGDGDHERFAHYVQKDKIMASALDGTPVVALCGKVWVPGRDPKKYPVCPMCKEIYESMGSGGDQGKGGDK is encoded by the coding sequence ATGAGCACTCTTGAGCCTGAGACCCAGCCTCAGCGCGGGACTGGTACGGGGACCCTGGTCGAGCCGGCGCCGCAGACCTCGCACGGTGACGGTGACCATGAGCGCTTCGCCCATTACGTCCAGAAGGACAAGATCATGGCGAGCGCGCTGGACGGCACGCCTGTCGTCGCGCTCTGCGGCAAGGTGTGGGTCCCGGGCCGCGATCCGAAGAAGTATCCCGTGTGCCCCATGTGCAAGGAGATCTACGAGTCCATGGGCTCCGGCGGAGACCAGGGCAAGGGCGGCGACAAGTAA
- a CDS encoding HU family DNA-binding protein, whose product MNRSELVAALADRAEVTRKDADAVLAAFAETVGEIVAKGDEKVTIPGFLTFERTHRAARTARNPQTGDPIQIPAGYSVKVSAGSKLKEAAKGQ is encoded by the coding sequence ATGAACCGCAGTGAGCTGGTGGCCGCGCTGGCCGACCGCGCCGAGGTGACCCGCAAGGACGCCGACGCCGTTCTGGCCGCGTTCGCCGAGACCGTCGGCGAGATCGTCGCCAAGGGCGACGAGAAGGTCACCATCCCCGGCTTCCTGACCTTCGAGCGCACCCACCGTGCCGCTCGCACCGCGCGCAACCCGCAGACCGGCGACCCGATCCAGATCCCGGCCGGCTACAGCGTGAAGGTCTCCGCTGGAAGCAAGCTGAAGGAAGCCGCGAAGGGCCAGTAA